From uncultured Draconibacterium sp.:
TGGTGCCTCCTGACTCTGTTTTTCTTTGACAACTTTTTTGAAATCATCCTGCGTCAGTTTATCCAACTCGGTATGAAAAGCATCAGAAGTAATTTTCAGCACCAGAGCATTCTTTTTGAAATATGAATTCTCGCGGAAAGTAGATTCTTTGTAAAATTTCACCGGATTTACCCGAAACTTCTTCACCATCGGCGCATTCCATTCATTTTCTGTTTCACGGAAATAAATCAGCTGAAATCCAAAATCGGGTAGTTCGCTAAAATCCTCCTGAACCAAAGCATCAACCTTTTCTCTTGAATTCGAGCGAACTGTGCCTTGTTTCACCGCCTCAACACCATCAGTTTTAATATACGAGTAATTGAATAGTACCGTAAAATTACTGTCATTCACCAAAAACAACTCTATTTCGCCCGACAGTGGATTTTTGGGATTCGTAGGAACAAAACAGAAATAAAATTCTGCAGCATTTTTTCCATTAATGATCTCGCCTTTGGGTTCAATATATTCAGGTTCGGACTGTACTTCTGTCGGCGTTTCCTGTTGTGTCGGAGCATTGCTTCCCGGATTCAGTTCCGGGGCGCTCACATTCACCAGTTCCTTTATCAGACAAGGCACTTCAAAACCATCATCGCCTTCAACATTTACCGTGTTTTTGTTTACAAAACC
This genomic window contains:
- a CDS encoding DUF2027 domain-containing protein: MIKVGDKVKFLNDVGGGVVTGFVNKNTVNVEGDDGFEVPCLIKELVNVSAPELNPGSNAPTQQETPTEVQSEPEYIEPKGEIINGKNAAEFYFCFVPTNPKNPLSGEIELFLVNDSNFTVLFNYSYIKTDGVEAVKQGTVRSNSREKVDALVQEDFSELPDFGFQLIYFRETENEWNAPMVKKFRVNPVKFYKESTFRENSYFKKNALVLKITSDAFHTELDKLTQDDFKKVVKEKQSQEAPKQKERKRNAEEVVIDLHITELLDESEGLSNREMLEIQMEAVESEMNLAIKNHTKRIVFIHGVGQGVLKQEVTNLLKRKFKKYYFQDASFKEYGYGATMVILRK